One window from the genome of Rhizobium sp. NZLR1 encodes:
- a CDS encoding FixH family protein — translation MKTSAQGFTGLHMLLATSAFFCVVIAVNVTMAFYASSSWSGLVVENTYVASQEFNRKAAAMKAMATSGIEGTLSIKGHEIRYDIHDKSGSPAIVDDVVLNFKRPVGDHEDFHLTLRRTAAGRFEAEHDLAEGDWIVEAISRNGGVVVMHEAKRLDTAELGQ, via the coding sequence ATGAAGACCTCCGCTCAAGGTTTTACAGGCCTGCACATGCTGCTTGCGACCTCGGCATTCTTTTGCGTGGTGATCGCGGTAAACGTCACCATGGCCTTCTATGCCTCTTCCAGCTGGAGCGGTCTGGTCGTGGAAAACACCTATGTCGCCAGTCAGGAGTTCAACCGCAAAGCGGCGGCGATGAAGGCAATGGCCACTTCCGGCATTGAGGGCACCCTTTCCATAAAGGGGCACGAGATCCGCTACGACATTCACGACAAGAGCGGATCGCCTGCGATCGTCGACGACGTCGTTCTGAATTTCAAACGGCCCGTCGGAGACCACGAGGACTTCCACCTTACGCTCAGGAGGACAGCCGCGGGGCGGTTCGAAGCGGAGCATGATCTAGCCGAAGGTGACTGGATCGTCGAGGCCATCTCGCGAAACGGCGGCGTGGTCGTCATGCATGAGGCAAAACGCCTCGATACTGCGGAGTTAGGCCAATGA
- the ccoG gene encoding cytochrome c oxidase accessory protein CcoG codes for MNLNTASHPENIKRLSVKPVNARRNRQPLYAPRKKVFPRRTEGRFRRFKWIVMLITLGIYYLAPWIRWDRGPYAPDQAILIDLSSRRFFFFFIEIWPQEFYYVAGLLVMAGFGLFLVTSAVGRAWCGYACPQTVWVDLFLVVERAIEGDRNARMKLDAGPMSVAKLRKRVVKHSTWLLIGVVTGGAWIFYFADAPSLLVSLFTGRAPAAAYTTVAILTATTYVLGGLMREQVCTYMCPWPRIQGAMLDENSLVVTYNDWRGEQRSRYPKKARAKGLLVGDCVDCNACVAVCPMGIDIRDGQRMECITCALCIDACDGVMDKRGKPRGLIAYATLSEYSSNMSLATDEGRTAVQPSRVRNDNGTFVPAIRYFNWRIIFRPRTVFYAVAWASVGMAMLVHLAFRERLELNVVHDRNPQYVLESDGSLRNGYTLRVLNMVPTPRDVNISLVGLEGATMRIPEFGKEDARSFTVHAEPDAATTLKVFVTRKPTGAATNEFLFVIEDTDHADRATYRAAFNAPGDIK; via the coding sequence ATGAACCTCAACACTGCATCACATCCCGAAAACATCAAAAGGCTCAGTGTCAAGCCGGTCAATGCCCGTCGCAATCGACAGCCTCTCTACGCACCTCGAAAGAAGGTTTTTCCCAGGCGTACAGAGGGACGTTTCCGTCGGTTCAAGTGGATCGTGATGCTGATCACCCTCGGCATCTACTATCTCGCGCCATGGATTCGCTGGGATCGCGGTCCTTACGCGCCTGACCAGGCAATCCTCATCGACCTGTCTTCACGGCGCTTTTTCTTTTTCTTCATCGAAATCTGGCCCCAGGAATTTTATTATGTGGCGGGTCTCCTCGTCATGGCGGGGTTCGGCCTGTTTCTCGTCACTTCCGCGGTTGGCCGCGCATGGTGCGGTTACGCTTGTCCGCAGACCGTCTGGGTTGATCTCTTTCTCGTCGTCGAACGTGCGATCGAAGGCGATCGAAACGCGCGAATGAAGCTTGACGCTGGTCCCATGAGCGTTGCCAAGCTCAGGAAGCGTGTGGTCAAACATTCGACCTGGCTGTTGATCGGCGTCGTCACGGGTGGAGCGTGGATCTTTTATTTTGCCGACGCGCCGAGCCTGCTTGTTTCCCTGTTCACCGGCCGCGCGCCTGCAGCCGCCTACACCACCGTCGCCATCCTTACTGCAACGACCTATGTGCTCGGCGGTCTGATGCGAGAGCAGGTGTGCACCTACATGTGCCCGTGGCCACGTATCCAGGGTGCGATGCTCGACGAAAATTCTCTCGTCGTCACCTACAATGACTGGCGGGGCGAGCAGCGGTCGCGTTACCCGAAGAAAGCTCGAGCCAAGGGCCTGCTTGTCGGGGATTGCGTCGATTGCAATGCCTGCGTGGCGGTGTGTCCGATGGGGATCGATATTCGCGACGGGCAGCGGATGGAGTGCATCACATGCGCGCTCTGCATCGACGCCTGCGACGGCGTCATGGACAAGCGCGGGAAGCCTCGCGGCCTGATCGCCTACGCCACGCTGAGCGAATATTCGAGCAACATGTCGCTTGCCACGGACGAAGGACGAACGGCCGTCCAGCCGTCCAGGGTTCGAAACGATAATGGAACTTTCGTTCCGGCGATCCGGTACTTCAACTGGCGTATCATCTTTCGTCCGAGAACCGTCTTTTACGCAGTCGCCTGGGCGTCGGTCGGCATGGCCATGCTCGTCCATCTCGCCTTTCGGGAGCGCCTTGAACTCAACGTCGTTCACGACCGAAACCCCCAATATGTTCTGGAAAGCGACGGCTCTCTACGGAATGGCTACACGCTTCGTGTCCTGAACATGGTGCCGACGCCGAGGGATGTGAACATAAGCCTGGTCGGGCTGGAGGGGGCGACGATGCGCATTCCTGAGTTCGGCAAGGAAGACGCTCGCAGCTTTACAGTCCATGCCGAACCCGACGCGGCCACGACGCTCAAGGTCTTCGTTACGCGCAAGCCTACGGGAGCCGCGACCAATGAATTTCTGTTCGTTATCGAAGATACCGATCATGCCGATCGCGCAACCTACCGCGCGGCGTTCAATGCACCGGGAGACATCAAATGA
- the ccoP gene encoding cytochrome-c oxidase, cbb3-type subunit III, whose protein sequence is MSEKHIDEFSGVETTGHEWDGIRELNNPMPRWWVWTFYATIVWALGYAIAYPAIPMMTDATKGMLGFSSRAELRQNLDQAKASQTALHDLIAAKTVDEIDSDSALREFAIAGGASAFKVNCAPCHGSGATGGPGFPNLNDDDWLWGGDLDAIQATIAHGIRFDGDTDTHASEMPPFTDVLDPLQTRQVAAYVWGLTNTPSDPGLAEAGKQVFLDNCAACHGDDAKGKADMGAPDLADAIWLKARGEDAIIRQVAAPKHGVMPAWAGRLGDTTVKELTIFVHSLGGGT, encoded by the coding sequence ATGTCGGAAAAACACATCGATGAATTTAGCGGCGTCGAAACGACCGGACATGAATGGGACGGCATCCGCGAACTCAACAATCCGATGCCCCGCTGGTGGGTGTGGACCTTCTACGCCACCATTGTCTGGGCGTTGGGCTATGCGATCGCATATCCCGCGATCCCGATGATGACCGACGCCACGAAGGGTATGCTGGGCTTTTCCAGCCGCGCCGAGCTGCGGCAGAACCTGGATCAGGCCAAAGCATCGCAGACGGCGCTTCATGATCTGATCGCCGCCAAGACGGTGGACGAGATCGATTCCGATTCTGCCCTTCGCGAATTCGCGATCGCCGGCGGCGCATCAGCATTCAAGGTGAACTGCGCGCCATGCCATGGCTCGGGAGCAACCGGCGGGCCGGGATTTCCGAACCTCAACGACGACGATTGGCTGTGGGGCGGAGACCTGGATGCCATCCAGGCGACGATCGCACATGGGATTCGCTTCGACGGGGATACGGACACTCATGCTTCCGAGATGCCGCCCTTTACCGATGTTCTGGATCCCCTCCAGACAAGACAGGTCGCGGCTTACGTCTGGGGACTGACCAATACACCGTCGGACCCCGGTCTCGCAGAGGCCGGAAAACAGGTCTTCCTCGATAACTGTGCCGCATGTCACGGCGACGACGCCAAAGGAAAGGCCGACATGGGCGCGCCGGATCTCGCCGATGCGATCTGGCTGAAGGCACGCGGCGAGGATGCGATCATCCGCCAGGTAGCCGCTCCCAAACACGGCGTCATGCCTGCTTGGGCAGGGCGTCTCGGCGACACGACGGTCAAGGAACTGACGATCTTCGTCCATTCGCTCGGCGGCGGAACCTAA
- a CDS encoding cbb3-type cytochrome c oxidase subunit 3 encodes METYTAMRHFADSWGLLAMTAFFVGAVVFTLRPGSKQTAKEAADIPLKDD; translated from the coding sequence ATGGAAACCTACACTGCAATGAGACACTTCGCCGACAGCTGGGGCCTCCTGGCAATGACGGCATTCTTCGTCGGCGCGGTTGTGTTCACCCTTCGCCCAGGCAGCAAGCAGACGGCGAAAGAGGCCGCCGATATTCCCTTGAAGGATGATTGA
- the ccoO gene encoding cytochrome-c oxidase, cbb3-type subunit II, translated as MASILDKHQILEKNATLLLVGSLLVVSIGGIVEIAPLFYLQNTIEKVEGMRPYTPLELAGRNIYIREGCYLCHSQMIRPFRDEVERYGHYSLAAESMYDHPFQWGSKRTGPDLARVGARYSNEWHVQHLADPRAVVPESIMPSYAFLKEQRVTVKDVGMDLKANEDVGVPYDDDMLANAEADMKAQADPNADTTALLARYPKAKTGDFDGDPAALTEMDALVSYLQMLGTLVDFSTYDDATGYR; from the coding sequence ATGGCATCGATACTAGATAAACATCAGATCCTCGAGAAGAACGCGACGCTTCTTCTCGTTGGCTCGCTGCTCGTCGTGAGCATCGGCGGCATCGTCGAAATCGCACCGCTGTTCTACCTGCAGAACACGATTGAAAAAGTGGAAGGCATGCGGCCGTATACGCCGCTCGAGCTGGCCGGACGAAACATCTACATCCGCGAAGGCTGCTACCTCTGCCACAGCCAGATGATCAGGCCGTTCCGCGACGAGGTCGAACGCTACGGCCATTACTCGCTCGCCGCCGAGTCGATGTACGATCATCCTTTCCAGTGGGGATCCAAGCGAACCGGGCCGGATCTGGCCCGTGTCGGCGCACGCTACTCCAATGAATGGCATGTCCAGCATCTCGCCGATCCACGGGCAGTCGTGCCGGAGTCGATCATGCCGAGTTACGCCTTCCTCAAAGAGCAGAGGGTGACGGTCAAGGACGTAGGAATGGACCTGAAGGCCAACGAGGACGTGGGCGTGCCTTATGACGACGACATGCTGGCGAACGCGGAGGCCGACATGAAGGCCCAAGCCGATCCGAACGCAGATACCACGGCCCTGCTTGCCCGCTATCCGAAGGCGAAGACCGGCGATTTCGACGGCGATCCTGCTGCGCTAACCGAAATGGATGCCTTGGTGTCCTACCTGCAGATGCTCGGAACGTTGGTCGATTTCTCGACCTACGACGATGCGACCGGCTACCGATGA
- the ccoN gene encoding cytochrome-c oxidase, cbb3-type subunit I: MNYTTETMVIAVAAFLALLVAAFARDHLFAVHMGILCLCLVMGAVLMVRKVDFSPAGQQRKVDKSGYFDEVIRYGLIATVFWGVVGFLVGVIIALQLAFPDLNIAPYLNFGRLRPVHTSAVIFAFGGNALIMTSFYVVQRTCRARLFGGNLAWFVFWGYQLFIVLAATGYVLGITQAREYAEPEWYVDLWLTIVWVAYLAVYLGTILKRKEPHIYVANWFYLAFIVTIAMLHVVNNLAVPASFLGSKSYSVFSGVQDALTQWWYGHNAVGFFLTAGFLGMMYYFVPKQANRPVYSYRLSIIHFWALIFMYIWAGPHHLHYTALPDWAQTLGMVFSIMLWMPSWGGMINGLMTLSGAWDKIRTDPIIRMMIVAIAFYGMSTFEGPMMSVKTVNSLSHYTEWTIGHVHSGALGWVGMITFGAIYYLTPKLWGRERLYSLRMVNWHFWLATLGIVVYAAVLWVAGIQQGLMWREYNSQGFLVYSFAETVAAMFPYYVLRAVGGTLYLAGGLVMAWNVFMTIRGHLRDEAAIPTTFVPQAQPAE, from the coding sequence ATGAATTACACAACGGAAACGATGGTGATCGCGGTCGCGGCGTTTCTAGCGCTGCTAGTAGCCGCATTCGCGCGTGATCATCTCTTTGCGGTCCATATGGGCATACTTTGCCTCTGCCTCGTTATGGGGGCTGTGCTGATGGTCAGGAAGGTTGACTTTTCGCCGGCAGGCCAACAGCGCAAAGTCGATAAGTCCGGCTATTTCGACGAGGTGATACGGTATGGCTTGATCGCCACGGTGTTTTGGGGCGTGGTTGGTTTTCTGGTTGGCGTGATCATCGCGCTGCAACTGGCCTTTCCTGACCTCAACATCGCCCCTTATCTCAATTTCGGGAGGCTGCGGCCCGTTCACACGTCGGCGGTCATCTTCGCCTTCGGCGGCAACGCGCTAATCATGACGTCGTTCTACGTGGTGCAACGCACCTGTCGCGCGCGTCTTTTCGGCGGCAACCTGGCTTGGTTCGTATTCTGGGGCTACCAGCTTTTTATCGTGCTGGCTGCGACCGGATACGTTCTTGGAATCACCCAGGCCCGTGAATATGCCGAACCCGAGTGGTACGTCGACCTCTGGCTGACGATCGTTTGGGTCGCCTATCTCGCAGTGTATCTTGGAACGATCCTGAAGCGCAAAGAGCCGCACATCTACGTGGCAAACTGGTTCTATCTTGCCTTCATCGTCACCATCGCCATGCTGCACGTGGTCAACAACCTGGCGGTTCCCGCGTCGTTCCTGGGCTCCAAGAGCTATTCTGTCTTCTCGGGCGTCCAGGACGCGCTGACCCAATGGTGGTACGGCCACAACGCCGTCGGCTTCTTCCTCACCGCCGGCTTCCTGGGCATGATGTACTATTTCGTGCCGAAGCAGGCCAACCGACCCGTCTATTCATACCGGCTTTCGATCATCCACTTCTGGGCGCTGATCTTCATGTACATCTGGGCCGGTCCGCATCATCTGCATTACACGGCGCTGCCCGACTGGGCCCAGACGCTCGGCATGGTTTTCTCGATCATGCTCTGGATGCCCTCCTGGGGCGGCATGATCAACGGTCTCATGACCCTTTCGGGCGCCTGGGACAAAATTCGCACGGATCCGATCATCCGTATGATGATCGTCGCCATCGCCTTTTACGGGATGTCGACCTTCGAAGGCCCGATGATGTCGGTGAAAACCGTCAATTCGCTCAGCCACTATACCGAATGGACGATCGGGCACGTGCATTCCGGCGCTCTCGGCTGGGTGGGAATGATCACCTTCGGTGCGATCTACTATCTGACGCCGAAGCTCTGGGGACGCGAGCGTCTCTACAGCCTGCGGATGGTCAACTGGCACTTCTGGCTCGCAACCCTCGGGATCGTCGTCTACGCCGCCGTGCTTTGGGTTGCCGGCATCCAGCAGGGACTGATGTGGCGCGAGTACAATTCCCAAGGCTTCCTCGTCTATTCCTTCGCAGAGACGGTCGCGGCGATGTTCCCCTACTACGTGCTTCGCGCCGTGGGCGGAACGCTTTACCTGGCGGGTGGTCTCGTCATGGCCTGGAACGTGTTCATGACGATCCGCGGCCATCTGCGCGACGAAGCTGCGATCCCAACCACTTTCGTGCCCCAAGCACAGCCTGCCGAATGA
- a CDS encoding IS110 family transposase has product MSVFAPEVARPTLVFRRLLGQAEPILITGGRAVADYREAFVGIDVAKLKNAIAVAESGREGEVRYFGEVDASYASMRRIIQRIAAKFDRVHFCYEAGPTGYGLHRLIQSLGHECMVVASSLNPRKPGDRVKTNRRDALALARLLRAGELTAVWVPDEGHEAMRDLVRARAAAVETLRVHRQQISAFMLKHGRIYPRMKGWTMRYLCWLQEQQFDHPAHQIALQEMVEAVRVSKERVERLEKVIEEFVPNWSLAPVVRALQTLRGVDLIVAVTFATEVGDVSRFESPRQLMGYLGLVPGERSTGETVRRGAITKAGNGRVRHMLVESAWTYRHPPKVGARKLEIAWKAQTRLTARYRMLTGRGKRTTVVCTAIARELTGFMWAVAREAQAIRS; this is encoded by the coding sequence ATGTCCGTCTTCGCGCCTGAGGTGGCTCGCCCTACACTGGTTTTCCGAAGGTTGCTCGGACAGGCCGAGCCGATCCTCATCACAGGAGGACGAGCCGTGGCAGATTATAGAGAAGCTTTTGTCGGAATCGATGTCGCCAAGCTGAAGAATGCGATTGCTGTTGCCGAATCTGGCCGGGAAGGAGAGGTCCGCTATTTCGGCGAGGTTGATGCATCCTATGCCAGCATGCGCCGCATTATCCAGCGAATAGCCGCGAAGTTTGATCGTGTACATTTCTGCTACGAAGCTGGCCCAACCGGTTACGGCCTGCATCGGCTGATCCAATCCCTTGGCCATGAATGCATGGTTGTCGCTTCGTCATTGAATCCAAGGAAGCCAGGCGACAGGGTGAAGACAAACCGTCGAGATGCACTCGCGCTCGCCCGGCTATTGAGGGCCGGCGAGCTCACAGCGGTGTGGGTTCCCGATGAGGGTCATGAGGCGATGCGAGACCTCGTTCGCGCCCGGGCTGCTGCAGTCGAGACGTTGCGGGTTCACCGACAACAGATCAGCGCCTTCATGCTCAAGCATGGTCGCATCTATCCACGCATGAAGGGCTGGACGATGCGATATCTGTGCTGGCTGCAGGAGCAACAGTTCGATCACCCCGCTCATCAGATCGCTTTGCAGGAAATGGTCGAGGCGGTGCGCGTCTCGAAGGAGCGCGTCGAACGACTGGAGAAGGTCATCGAGGAATTCGTACCGAACTGGTCTCTTGCGCCGGTCGTCCGAGCTCTACAGACGCTAAGAGGGGTCGATCTGATCGTGGCCGTCACCTTTGCCACGGAGGTCGGCGACGTGAGCCGATTTGAAAGCCCGCGCCAACTGATGGGCTATCTCGGCCTGGTACCTGGCGAGCGATCAACGGGTGAAACGGTTCGACGAGGTGCGATTACCAAGGCTGGCAACGGCCGGGTTCGACACATGTTGGTCGAGAGCGCCTGGACTTATCGCCATCCGCCGAAGGTCGGCGCGAGGAAGCTGGAGATAGCATGGAAGGCTCAGACCCGGTTGACGGCTCGTTATCGAATGTTGACCGGACGCGGAAAGCGAACGACGGTGGTTTGTACCGCCATTGCCCGTGAGTTGACCGGCTTCATGTGGGCTGTTGCAAGGGAGGCGCAGGCGATCAGATCATAG
- a CDS encoding aspartate-semialdehyde dehydrogenase: MRALDISVVGATGAVGTALIKLLEKSEIAINRLQLFSSGSGARQFKFRDQTYLVEALRDIGDIADTKTDIAFFCAGDDVSAKWGAPFASQGTLVIDNSNSFRMNPDVPLIVPQVNACSLTVRPPSRIVANPDCSTIQLVRALKPLIATFDIHQIILTTYQAASGMGLLGCKELLNGAQAVIEGSAGPPAERFPVPLAFNVIPQIGEISREGVAIEERKLVQESRKIFGMPHLQLTATCVRVPVKTGHSEAVYVEFDDHVRLEQVRELLANEPGVRLYTDEIRDGYPTPRFLGDPADVHVGQVRVNPENPRGLWMWVVADNLQVGAALNALLIAQLAIANNLIGET, encoded by the coding sequence ATGAGAGCATTAGATATTTCTGTCGTTGGAGCAACCGGGGCGGTCGGAACGGCCCTGATCAAGTTATTGGAAAAAAGCGAGATTGCGATCAATCGACTGCAGCTGTTCTCCTCCGGTTCGGGTGCGCGCCAATTCAAGTTTCGAGACCAAACATATTTAGTTGAGGCACTCCGCGACATCGGCGATATCGCCGATACAAAAACCGATATCGCATTCTTCTGCGCAGGCGATGACGTAAGCGCCAAATGGGGGGCTCCGTTCGCATCCCAAGGCACCTTGGTGATTGACAACTCGAACTCCTTTCGAATGAACCCTGACGTACCACTCATCGTACCACAAGTTAACGCCTGTTCACTTACCGTTCGCCCACCGTCTCGAATAGTAGCAAACCCAGATTGCTCCACGATACAGCTGGTTCGGGCACTGAAACCGCTGATAGCGACGTTCGACATTCACCAGATCATTTTGACCACCTATCAGGCAGCGTCTGGAATGGGCCTGCTCGGGTGTAAAGAGCTACTAAACGGTGCCCAAGCCGTGATCGAGGGGAGCGCCGGCCCCCCTGCGGAGAGGTTTCCTGTCCCTCTCGCGTTCAATGTCATACCGCAGATCGGAGAGATTTCCCGCGAAGGCGTGGCTATTGAGGAACGCAAGCTGGTTCAAGAGTCACGGAAGATCTTCGGTATGCCTCACCTGCAGTTAACCGCCACCTGCGTTAGAGTGCCGGTAAAGACGGGTCATTCCGAGGCGGTATACGTCGAGTTCGACGATCATGTTCGACTAGAACAGGTCCGTGAGCTCCTGGCAAATGAACCAGGTGTTCGACTTTATACTGATGAAATTCGCGACGGATATCCAACGCCGCGCTTTCTGGGAGATCCCGCAGATGTTCACGTCGGACAGGTCCGAGTAAATCCCGAGAATCCGCGCGGGCTGTGGATGTGGGTGGTAGCCGACAACCTTCAGGTTGGGGCCGCACTCAACGCACTCCTCATCGCACAGCTTGCGATCGCCAATAACTTGATCGGTGAAACATGA
- the fdxB gene encoding ferredoxin III, nif-specific: MTSSSVTRDGSRWMPEYLNSINPATCIGCGRCFKVCSREVMHPYGIDEAGEMLGVCDGEDDFNGELSRVIMVIDYPGRCIGCGACARVCPKNCQTHIAVDHRAVHES; encoded by the coding sequence ATGACAAGCTCATCCGTGACTCGCGACGGATCCCGATGGATGCCGGAATATCTGAATTCGATCAACCCTGCCACGTGCATCGGCTGCGGCCGCTGCTTCAAGGTCTGCTCACGTGAGGTCATGCATCCCTACGGTATCGATGAAGCAGGCGAAATGCTGGGTGTCTGCGATGGCGAGGACGACTTTAATGGTGAGCTCAGTCGCGTGATCATGGTCATTGATTATCCCGGCCGCTGTATCGGCTGCGGAGCGTGCGCCCGCGTCTGTCCCAAGAACTGCCAGACTCATATCGCCGTTGATCATCGTGCGGTGCACGAATCTTGA
- the nifN gene encoding nitrogenase iron-molybdenum cofactor biosynthesis protein NifN, giving the protein MARVVSQTKSAAVNPLKSSQPLGAAFAFLGVDGAIPLLHGSQGCTSFALALLVRHFNEAIPLQTTAMNEAAIIVGGADRLEEAILNLKTRTRPRLIGICTTASVEARDEDVAGDVENIKRKRAMELAGTEVVLANTPDFDGAIEEGWSKAVTAVIEAIARPDKQYRNPRKIAILPGWNLTVADIEHLRETAVSFGLDPVILPDVSGALDGSIPEEWMPTTYGGTKLKEIRDLGATMQCIAIGEHMRRPAEALQRLTGVPYVLFRSLTGLENVDRFIRVLAAMSRKQTPLNVRRNRMQLQDAMLDGHSHMAGKKIAIASEPDQLFQLSDFFTAMGAEIAAAVTTTGTSKALEMVPAKTVKVGDLSDLESLAATADLIVTHSHGREAARRLGVPLMRVGFPMFDRLGSQHKLTILYRGTRDVIFDFANILQTNHPRTPGPLDSTDRRESQK; this is encoded by the coding sequence ATGGCACGCGTCGTATCTCAAACGAAGTCGGCGGCGGTCAACCCCCTGAAGTCGTCTCAGCCGCTTGGTGCTGCCTTCGCCTTTCTGGGCGTCGACGGCGCAATACCGCTGCTCCATGGCAGCCAGGGATGTACGAGCTTCGCGCTCGCACTGCTCGTGAGGCATTTCAATGAAGCGATCCCGCTGCAAACGACGGCGATGAACGAAGCCGCGATAATCGTCGGCGGCGCGGATCGTCTCGAAGAGGCAATTCTCAACCTCAAAACCCGCACACGGCCACGACTGATCGGGATATGCACGACCGCATCGGTAGAGGCCCGCGACGAGGATGTCGCCGGTGACGTCGAAAACATCAAACGCAAGCGGGCGATGGAACTTGCGGGCACCGAAGTGGTACTCGCCAACACGCCGGACTTTGACGGCGCGATAGAGGAAGGGTGGTCCAAAGCTGTTACCGCCGTGATCGAGGCAATAGCGCGACCTGACAAGCAGTATCGCAATCCGAGGAAGATCGCGATCTTGCCTGGCTGGAACTTAACAGTTGCTGACATAGAACATCTGCGCGAGACGGCCGTAAGCTTCGGGCTCGACCCGGTTATTCTGCCCGACGTATCCGGAGCGCTCGACGGCTCCATCCCCGAAGAATGGATGCCGACAACGTATGGCGGCACCAAATTGAAGGAGATCCGCGATCTCGGTGCGACGATGCAGTGTATCGCAATCGGTGAGCATATGCGCCGACCGGCTGAAGCGCTGCAGAGACTGACCGGCGTGCCGTACGTGCTGTTTAGATCGCTGACGGGCCTAGAAAACGTCGATCGCTTTATTCGCGTGCTTGCCGCTATGTCACGCAAACAGACACCGCTCAATGTCCGCCGCAACCGAATGCAGTTGCAGGATGCCATGCTCGACGGACATTCCCATATGGCTGGCAAGAAGATCGCAATCGCCTCCGAGCCCGATCAACTCTTCCAGCTCTCCGACTTTTTTACTGCCATGGGTGCGGAAATTGCGGCCGCGGTCACCACGACCGGCACCTCGAAGGCGCTCGAGATGGTACCGGCGAAGACCGTCAAAGTCGGCGATCTCAGTGATCTGGAAAGTCTCGCCGCAACGGCCGATCTTATCGTCACACACTCGCACGGCCGAGAAGCTGCCAGACGTCTCGGCGTCCCGCTGATGCGGGTGGGGTTCCCCATGTTCGACCGCCTCGGCAGCCAGCACAAGCTTACAATCTTGTACCGAGGGACCCGCGACGTGATCTTCGACTTCGCGAACATCCTTCAGACTAACCACCCCCGAACCCCTGGCCCACTTGACTCAACCGACAGGCGGGAATCGCAAAAATGA